One window of Sphingobacteriales bacterium genomic DNA carries:
- a CDS encoding glycosyltransferase family 39 protein, which yields MPESVRSLSVLESTDATRLAIAITLLAAVLYLPFLGAVSLFDWDEVNFAESAREMLVSGNYGRVQIGFKPFWEKPPLFFWMQALAMKMFGINEFAARLPNALFGILTLFTLFYIGKQKAGNSFGVLWALLFGGSILPMLYFKSGIIDPVFNYFIFISLFFLSKAHEDITATDSDSRKQAGQEVKFYAMAGVGAGLAVLTKGPVGLLLILLTAFSYYLLQWWKKTAPVQLKAIPVLLFLLCTCLVASLWFGVEVVKHGPSLLKEFVTYQVRLFSTSDAGHAQPLYYHWVVVFLGCFPLSVFALPAFFRHRSGNSSFALLMKCLFFVVMILFTIVKTKIVHYSSMAYLPLSFLAVQCLHQWLSEGQPIPRFVKGLFTGLGLLWATLLIALPFFAGNIHLLLPYIKDPFAAACFQTTVEWHSWGQIIGVAIAFLVLTVSFTMSKHKYWSIFLMLVTFPLLLGLYFAVVAPKIELYTQAPAIRFYKEMAGKPVYVEPIGFKSYAHLFYFGLMPGHRPEQYSDEWLLTGEIDRPAYLITKINRTKLVTEKSPDSRLLKTEGGFVFFEKLPKKVKSEK from the coding sequence TTGCCAGAATCTGTACGCTCTCTTTCTGTCCTTGAATCAACCGATGCTACCCGGCTTGCAATTGCCATCACATTATTGGCGGCTGTTTTGTATTTGCCTTTTTTAGGTGCAGTTTCGCTGTTTGACTGGGATGAGGTGAATTTTGCAGAATCGGCCCGTGAAATGTTGGTAAGCGGAAATTACGGACGGGTACAAATCGGTTTTAAACCCTTTTGGGAAAAACCCCCTTTGTTTTTTTGGATGCAGGCACTTGCCATGAAAATGTTCGGCATCAATGAGTTTGCTGCAAGACTGCCGAATGCCCTGTTCGGTATCTTAACGCTGTTTACCCTTTTTTATATTGGCAAACAAAAAGCCGGAAATTCTTTTGGTGTTTTATGGGCGCTTCTGTTTGGAGGCAGCATTTTACCAATGCTCTATTTTAAGTCGGGTATTATAGATCCGGTGTTTAATTATTTTATTTTCATAAGCCTGTTTTTTCTTTCAAAAGCTCATGAGGATATAACGGCAACAGATTCTGATTCTCGTAAACAAGCCGGACAAGAGGTCAAATTTTATGCCATGGCCGGAGTTGGTGCAGGACTTGCCGTACTCACTAAAGGCCCCGTCGGTTTATTGCTGATATTATTAACTGCATTCAGCTATTATCTCCTTCAGTGGTGGAAAAAGACTGCTCCGGTTCAGTTAAAAGCAATCCCTGTTCTCCTGTTCCTGCTATGCACCTGTTTGGTGGCTTCTTTGTGGTTTGGTGTGGAAGTGGTAAAACACGGACCCTCACTCTTAAAAGAGTTTGTTACGTATCAGGTGCGTTTATTTTCAACATCCGATGCCGGACATGCTCAACCACTATACTATCATTGGGTGGTTGTTTTTTTGGGTTGTTTTCCTTTGTCTGTTTTTGCCCTACCGGCTTTTTTCAGACACCGGTCCGGAAATTCCTCTTTTGCTCTGTTAATGAAGTGTTTGTTTTTTGTGGTGATGATTTTATTCACCATCGTCAAAACCAAAATCGTCCATTATTCTTCGATGGCTTATCTGCCCCTGTCTTTTTTGGCAGTCCAATGTTTACATCAATGGCTGTCTGAAGGACAACCAATTCCTAGGTTTGTGAAAGGCCTGTTTACCGGTTTAGGTTTGCTATGGGCAACCTTGCTGATTGCACTTCCTTTTTTTGCCGGAAACATCCATCTATTGCTGCCCTATATCAAAGACCCATTTGCGGCAGCCTGTTTTCAGACCACTGTCGAATGGCATAGTTGGGGGCAGATAATCGGGGTAGCTATAGCCTTTTTGGTATTGACGGTGTCTTTCACTATGAGTAAACACAAATATTGGTCAATATTCCTGATGCTGGTTACTTTCCCTTTGCTGTTGGGATTGTATTTTGCTGTAGTTGCACCAAAAATAGAACTATACACTCAAGCACCCGCCATCAGATTTTACAAGGAAATGGCAGGCAAACCGGTCTATGTCGAGCCGATAGGTTTTAAAAGTTACGCGCACTTGTTTTACTTTGGTCTGATGCCCGGACATCGCCCTGAGCAGTATTCAGATGAATGGTTGCTGACCGGCGAAATTGACCGTCCGGCTTACTTAATCACCAAAATCAACCGCACCAAATTAGTAACCGAAAAATCTCCCGATTCCCGACTGCTGAAAACAGAAGGAGGCTTTGTCTTTTTCGAAAAGCTACCTAAGAAAGTGAAAAGTGAAAAGTGA